A genome region from Mesorhizobium sp. WSM2240 includes the following:
- a CDS encoding GntR family transcriptional regulator has product MTIGLAESQAIQRRSLHDELTELLRGLIAAGELAPGEKIPEQRLCERFGVSRTPLREALKVLANEGVVTLRPNRGAIVSALTLEELDEVFPIMGALEALSGEIACRHITDEEVTAIRSLHETMVGHWRAGELQPYFRLNQQIHEAILEGTRNETLKALYRSLAGRVMTARYIANMSAVRWAAAVAEHEAILQCLSNRDGKKLADILKRHLAHKLETVKDWLRSQDTERS; this is encoded by the coding sequence ATGACGATCGGACTCGCGGAATCGCAAGCTATCCAAAGGCGCTCGCTGCACGATGAGCTGACGGAACTGCTCAGGGGGCTCATCGCCGCGGGCGAACTCGCGCCTGGCGAAAAGATACCCGAGCAGCGGCTGTGCGAACGGTTCGGCGTCTCCCGCACACCGCTCCGCGAGGCGCTGAAGGTCCTGGCCAATGAAGGCGTTGTCACCTTAAGGCCTAACCGCGGCGCTATCGTGAGCGCGCTGACGCTGGAGGAATTGGACGAAGTCTTTCCCATCATGGGGGCGTTGGAAGCGCTTTCAGGGGAAATAGCGTGCCGCCACATCACCGACGAGGAGGTCACCGCTATCCGGTCGCTGCACGAGACGATGGTGGGTCATTGGCGCGCCGGTGAGTTGCAACCCTATTTCCGGCTCAACCAGCAGATCCACGAAGCTATCCTCGAAGGAACGCGCAACGAGACGCTGAAGGCGCTCTACAGAAGCCTTGCCGGCCGCGTGATGACGGCGCGCTACATCGCCAATATGTCGGCCGTGCGCTGGGCGGCGGCCGTTGCGGAACATGAGGCAATCTTGCAGTGCCTCTCCAACCGGGACGGCAAGAAGCTCGCGGATATCTTGAAGCGGCATCTGGCCCACAAACTGGAAACAGTAAAGGACTGGCTGAGGAGCCAGGACACCGAACGATCCTAA
- a CDS encoding FAD-linked oxidase C-terminal domain-containing protein produces MVAMSLRPALENRLRGATKGDVLFDRFSRGRYATDASFYQMMPLGILAPRDGDDLSAALSVAREEEISVLARGGGTSQSGQAINEALVLDTTKYLNRIIDIDPENRRCVVEPGVVLDELNRVLKPYGLWFPVDVSTASRATIGGMAGNNSCGTRSIRYGTMRDNVIAIDALMPDGRALHFGPVIRSEAMRNIDGPDSELFRDLLALGEREAAEIDARFPKVLRRVGGYNIDALVPDGQTNNLAHLLVGSEGTLALSTRLELKLSPLLGTKKAVGVCHFARFYDAMDAAQHLVRLDPVSVELVDRTMIALARDIAIFRPTVERFVRGEPDALLLVEFAEEDAGENRRRLKQLVELMGDLGFGWDREGRHWGGVLEVEDPALQAAITDVRQSGLNIMMSMREAGKPVSFVEDCAVPLEHLAEFTDRLTQIFEKRGTRGTWYAHASVGCLHVRPVLNLKLDNDVKAMRAIAEEAFAMVRAYKGSHSGEHGDGIVRSEFHEEMFGSRMVRAFETVKDRFDPGGLFNPGKIVRPPKMDDRRLFRYGPDYKPATFQPTLDWSGWSGAGGGFQGAVEMCNNNGACRKLEAGVMCPSYRATRNERDVTRGRANSLRLALSGQLGPDALASDEMMETLKLCVSCKGCKRECPTGVDMAKMKIEVQAARAAQGKLTLRDRLIAYLPRYAPYAARVPWLMNLRDRLPGAAWLSDRIAGFSARRKLPIWRSDPFRAEATGGSGTGHEVVLLADTFNTYFEPENLRAAVTVLEAGGYRVHLAQPVDGGRPLCCGRTFLSAGLVADARFEAERLAAALKPFVARGVPVVGLEPSCLFTLRDEFASMLPGPESERIAAHALLFEEFLAREREAGRLKLPLLPLGCPAYLHGHCHQKAFGAMGAVETALKLVPGLTVKTIGSSCCGMAGGFGYQAETYDVSMAMAELSLLPALRKAEANAITVAAGTSCRQQIRDGAGRRAVHLARVLERSISGQVNQDWS; encoded by the coding sequence ATGGTTGCCATGTCCCTGCGCCCCGCGCTGGAGAACCGCCTGCGAGGGGCAACCAAGGGCGATGTTCTGTTCGACCGCTTTTCACGCGGGCGGTATGCGACGGACGCCTCCTTCTATCAGATGATGCCGCTCGGTATTCTGGCGCCGCGCGATGGCGACGATCTTTCGGCGGCGCTGTCGGTCGCGCGGGAGGAAGAAATCAGCGTGCTGGCGCGCGGCGGCGGCACGTCGCAATCAGGCCAGGCGATCAACGAGGCGCTGGTCCTCGACACGACCAAGTATCTGAACCGGATCATCGACATCGACCCGGAGAACCGGCGCTGCGTCGTCGAACCGGGCGTCGTCCTCGACGAACTCAATCGCGTTCTGAAGCCGTACGGCCTGTGGTTTCCCGTCGACGTCTCGACCGCGTCGCGGGCCACGATCGGCGGAATGGCGGGAAACAATTCCTGCGGAACGCGCTCCATCCGCTACGGCACGATGCGCGATAATGTGATCGCCATCGACGCGCTGATGCCGGACGGGCGCGCGCTGCATTTCGGCCCGGTGATCCGCTCGGAGGCAATGCGCAACATCGACGGGCCGGACAGCGAGCTCTTCCGTGACCTGCTGGCGCTCGGTGAGCGCGAAGCGGCGGAAATCGACGCCAGATTTCCGAAGGTGCTGCGCCGCGTCGGCGGCTATAATATCGACGCGCTCGTTCCGGACGGACAGACGAATAACCTTGCCCATCTTCTTGTAGGCTCTGAAGGCACGCTCGCCCTTTCCACTCGACTGGAGCTGAAACTTTCGCCGCTGCTCGGGACAAAGAAGGCGGTCGGCGTCTGCCACTTTGCCCGCTTCTACGACGCGATGGACGCGGCGCAGCACCTCGTCAGGCTGGATCCAGTTTCGGTCGAGCTCGTCGACCGGACGATGATCGCGCTCGCCCGTGATATCGCCATCTTCCGCCCGACTGTGGAGCGCTTCGTGCGCGGCGAGCCGGATGCGCTGCTCCTGGTGGAGTTCGCGGAAGAGGATGCGGGCGAGAACCGCCGGCGCTTAAAGCAGCTCGTGGAGTTGATGGGCGATCTCGGCTTCGGCTGGGACCGCGAGGGCCGCCATTGGGGTGGCGTGCTGGAGGTCGAGGATCCGGCGCTTCAGGCGGCGATCACCGATGTCCGCCAATCCGGCCTCAACATTATGATGTCGATGCGGGAGGCAGGCAAGCCGGTCTCCTTCGTCGAGGATTGCGCGGTACCGCTGGAGCATCTGGCGGAGTTCACCGACCGGCTCACCCAGATCTTTGAAAAGCGTGGAACCCGCGGCACCTGGTATGCCCATGCGTCGGTCGGTTGCCTGCATGTCCGGCCCGTTCTTAACCTCAAGCTCGACAACGACGTGAAGGCGATGCGTGCCATTGCCGAAGAGGCGTTCGCCATGGTGCGCGCCTACAAGGGCTCTCATTCCGGGGAGCACGGCGACGGGATCGTGCGTTCCGAGTTCCACGAGGAGATGTTCGGATCTCGCATGGTTCGTGCGTTCGAGACTGTGAAGGACCGCTTCGATCCGGGCGGTCTCTTCAATCCGGGTAAGATCGTCCGTCCGCCGAAGATGGATGACCGCCGGCTTTTCCGCTACGGGCCCGACTATAAGCCGGCCACCTTCCAGCCCACGCTCGACTGGTCGGGCTGGTCTGGCGCGGGCGGCGGTTTCCAGGGCGCCGTGGAAATGTGCAACAACAACGGCGCGTGCCGGAAGCTCGAAGCCGGCGTCATGTGCCCGTCCTATCGGGCGACGCGCAATGAGCGCGACGTGACGCGCGGTCGTGCCAATTCGCTTCGCCTCGCACTCTCCGGCCAGCTCGGCCCCGACGCGCTCGCCTCCGACGAGATGATGGAAACGCTGAAACTCTGCGTCTCGTGCAAGGGCTGCAAGCGCGAATGCCCGACCGGCGTCGACATGGCCAAAATGAAGATTGAGGTGCAGGCGGCACGCGCGGCCCAGGGCAAGCTCACGCTCCGCGACCGCCTCATCGCCTATCTGCCGCGCTATGCGCCCTACGCCGCCCGCGTCCCCTGGCTGATGAATCTTCGCGACCGATTGCCCGGCGCGGCCTGGCTGTCGGACAGGATCGCCGGTTTCAGCGCACGGCGGAAGCTGCCTATTTGGCGTTCCGATCCATTCCGCGCTGAGGCCACCGGAGGTTCCGGGACAGGACACGAAGTCGTGCTCCTGGCGGATACCTTCAATACCTATTTCGAACCGGAAAATCTTCGGGCCGCCGTCACGGTGCTCGAGGCCGGGGGCTACCGCGTGCATCTGGCCCAACCGGTCGACGGCGGCAGGCCTCTGTGCTGCGGGCGGACCTTCCTTTCCGCAGGCCTTGTGGCCGATGCCCGCTTCGAAGCCGAGCGCCTCGCAGCGGCGCTAAAACCCTTCGTCGCCCGTGGCGTCCCGGTGGTCGGGCTGGAGCCGAGTTGCCTCTTCACGCTCAGGGACGAGTTCGCCTCCATGCTGCCCGGGCCTGAATCGGAGCGGATCGCCGCCCATGCGCTCCTGTTCGAGGAGTTTTTGGCGCGCGAGAGGGAGGCGGGCCGACTGAAGCTGCCGCTGCTGCCGCTCGGCTGCCCGGCCTATCTACACGGCCACTGCCATCAGAAGGCGTTTGGCGCGATGGGGGCGGTGGAAACAGCGCTGAAGCTCGTGCCGGGCCTGACGGTGAAGACGATCGGCTCGTCGTGCTGCGGAATGGCGGGCGGCTTCGGCTATCAGGCGGAAACCTACGACGTTTCGATGGCCATGGCCGAATTGTCGCTCCTGCCCGCCTTGCGCAAGGCCGAAGCCAACGCCATCACCGTGGCCGCTGGAACTTCCTGCCGACAGCAGATCAGAGACGGAGCCGGGCGCCGCGCCGTTCACCTCGCCCGCGTTCTGGAACGGTCTATCTCCGGACAAGTGAATCAGGATTGGTCATGA